From the genome of Mustela lutreola isolate mMusLut2 chromosome 16, mMusLut2.pri, whole genome shotgun sequence, one region includes:
- the DHODH gene encoding dihydroorotate dehydrogenase (quinone), mitochondrial isoform X1: MAWRQLKKRAQDAVVILGGGGLLFTSYLTAMGDEHFYAEHLMPAMQRLLDPEAAHRLAIRLTSLGLLPRATFQDSDMLEVRILGHKFRNPVGIAAGFDKHGEAVDGLYKMGFGFVEIGSVTPKPQEGNPRPRVFRLPEDQAVINRYGFNSHGLSVVEHRLRARQEKQARLTEEGLPLGINLGKNKTSVDAAADYAEGVRVLGPLADYLVVNVSSPNTAGLRSLQGKAELRHLLTKVLQERDALQGVRKPAVLVKIAPDLTAQDKEDIASVVRELGIDGLIVTNTTVSRPASLQGALRAETGGLSGKPLRDLSTQTIREMRSPHHRGRRCQQRAGRAGEDPGGGLPGAAVHGPHLLRTARGGQGQAGAGGPFEGTGFYQNHRCHWSRSSEVRTLSVASLMWNLLTKAGGSLWLD, from the exons ATGGCGTGGAGGCAGCTCAAA aaGCGGGCCCAGGATGCTGTGGTcatcctggggggtgggggacttcTCTTCACTTCCTACCTGACAGCCATGGGGGATGAACATTTCTACGCTGAACACTTGATGCCGGCGATGCAGAGGCTGCTGGACCCCGAGGCAGCCCACAGGCTGGCTATTCGCCTCACCTCCTTGGGGCTCCTTCCTCGTGCCACGTTTCAAGACTCTGACATGCTG GAAGTGAGAATCCTGGGCCATAAGTTCCGAAATCCAGTTGGAATCGCAGCAGGGTTTGATAAGCATGGGGAAGCTGTGGACGGACTTTACAAGATGGGCTTTGGCTTTGTTGAGATAGGCAGCGTGACTCCGAAACCTCAGGAAGGAAACCCGAGACCCAGGGTCTTCCGCCTCCCTGAGGACCAAGCCGTCATTAACAG ATACGGATTTAACAGTCACGGACTCTCAGTGGTGGAACACAGGTTGCGGGCCAGACAGGAGAAACAGGCCAGGCTCACAGAAG AGGGGCtacccctgggaataaacctGGGGAAGAATAAAACCTCGGTGGACGCAGCTGCAGACTACGCGGAGGGGGTTCGTGTCCTGGGCCCCTTGGCTGACTACCTGGTAGTGAATGTGTCCAGTCCCAACACCGCGGGGCTGCGGAGCCTTCAGGGAAAGGCGGAGCTGCGCCACCTGCTGACCAAG GTGCTGCAGGAGAGGGACGCTCTGCAGGGAGTGCGCAAGCCAGCCGTGCTGGTGAAGATCGCACCTGACCTCACAGCCCAGGACAAGGAGGACATCGCCAGCGTGGTCAGAGAG cTGGGCATCGATGGACTGATTGTCACCAACACCACAGTGAGCCGCCCTGCCAGCCTCCAGGGTGCCCTGCGCGCTGAAACTGGAGGGCTGAGCGGGAAGCCCCTCCGGGACTTATCCACCCAAACCATCCGGGAGAT GCGGAGTCCCCATCATCGGGGTCGGCGGTGTCAGCAGCGGGCAGGACGCGCTGGAGAAGATCCGGGCGGGGGCCTCCCTGGTGCAGCTGTACACGGCCCTCACCTACTGCGGACCGCCCGTGGTGGGCAGGGTCAAGCGGGAGCTGGAGGCCCTTTTGAA gGAACAGGGTTTTACCAGAATCACAGATGCCATTGGAGCAGATCATCGGAGGTGAGGACGTTGTCGGTGGCAAGCCTCATGTGGAATCTTCTCACTAAAGCAGGAGGGTCTCTGTGGCTGGATTGA
- the DHODH gene encoding dihydroorotate dehydrogenase (quinone), mitochondrial isoform X3: protein MAWRQLKKRAQDAVVILGGGGLLFTSYLTAMGDEHFYAEHLMPAMQRLLDPEAAHRLAIRLTSLGLLPRATFQDSDMLEVRILGHKFRNPVGIAAGFDKHGEAVDGLYKMGFGFVEIGSVTPKPQEGNPRPRVFRLPEDQAVINRYGFNSHGLSVVEHRLRARQEKQARLTEEGLPLGINLGKNKTSVDAAADYAEGVRVLGPLADYLVVNVSSPNTAGLRSLQGKAELRHLLTKVLQERDALQGVRKPAVLVKIAPDLTAQDKEDIASVVRELGIDGLIVTNTTVSRPASLQGALRAETGGLSGKPLRDLSTQTIREMYALTKGGVPIIGVGGVSSGQDALEKIRAGASLVQLYTALTYCGPPVVGRVKRELEALLKEQGFTRITDAIGADHRR from the exons ATGGCGTGGAGGCAGCTCAAA aaGCGGGCCCAGGATGCTGTGGTcatcctggggggtgggggacttcTCTTCACTTCCTACCTGACAGCCATGGGGGATGAACATTTCTACGCTGAACACTTGATGCCGGCGATGCAGAGGCTGCTGGACCCCGAGGCAGCCCACAGGCTGGCTATTCGCCTCACCTCCTTGGGGCTCCTTCCTCGTGCCACGTTTCAAGACTCTGACATGCTG GAAGTGAGAATCCTGGGCCATAAGTTCCGAAATCCAGTTGGAATCGCAGCAGGGTTTGATAAGCATGGGGAAGCTGTGGACGGACTTTACAAGATGGGCTTTGGCTTTGTTGAGATAGGCAGCGTGACTCCGAAACCTCAGGAAGGAAACCCGAGACCCAGGGTCTTCCGCCTCCCTGAGGACCAAGCCGTCATTAACAG ATACGGATTTAACAGTCACGGACTCTCAGTGGTGGAACACAGGTTGCGGGCCAGACAGGAGAAACAGGCCAGGCTCACAGAAG AGGGGCtacccctgggaataaacctGGGGAAGAATAAAACCTCGGTGGACGCAGCTGCAGACTACGCGGAGGGGGTTCGTGTCCTGGGCCCCTTGGCTGACTACCTGGTAGTGAATGTGTCCAGTCCCAACACCGCGGGGCTGCGGAGCCTTCAGGGAAAGGCGGAGCTGCGCCACCTGCTGACCAAG GTGCTGCAGGAGAGGGACGCTCTGCAGGGAGTGCGCAAGCCAGCCGTGCTGGTGAAGATCGCACCTGACCTCACAGCCCAGGACAAGGAGGACATCGCCAGCGTGGTCAGAGAG cTGGGCATCGATGGACTGATTGTCACCAACACCACAGTGAGCCGCCCTGCCAGCCTCCAGGGTGCCCTGCGCGCTGAAACTGGAGGGCTGAGCGGGAAGCCCCTCCGGGACTTATCCACCCAAACCATCCGGGAGATGTACGCGCTCACCAAAG GCGGAGTCCCCATCATCGGGGTCGGCGGTGTCAGCAGCGGGCAGGACGCGCTGGAGAAGATCCGGGCGGGGGCCTCCCTGGTGCAGCTGTACACGGCCCTCACCTACTGCGGACCGCCCGTGGTGGGCAGGGTCAAGCGGGAGCTGGAGGCCCTTTTGAA gGAACAGGGTTTTACCAGAATCACAGATGCCATTGGAGCAGATCATCGGAGGTGA
- the DHODH gene encoding dihydroorotate dehydrogenase (quinone), mitochondrial isoform X2, which yields MGDEHFYAEHLMPAMQRLLDPEAAHRLAIRLTSLGLLPRATFQDSDMLEVRILGHKFRNPVGIAAGFDKHGEAVDGLYKMGFGFVEIGSVTPKPQEGNPRPRVFRLPEDQAVINRYGFNSHGLSVVEHRLRARQEKQARLTEEGLPLGINLGKNKTSVDAAADYAEGVRVLGPLADYLVVNVSSPNTAGLRSLQGKAELRHLLTKVLQERDALQGVRKPAVLVKIAPDLTAQDKEDIASVVRELGIDGLIVTNTTVSRPASLQGALRAETGGLSGKPLRDLSTQTIREMRSPHHRGRRCQQRAGRAGEDPGGGLPGAAVHGPHLLRTARGGQGQAGAGGPFEGTGFYQNHRCHWSRSSEVRTLSVASLMWNLLTKAGGSLWLD from the exons ATGGGGGATGAACATTTCTACGCTGAACACTTGATGCCGGCGATGCAGAGGCTGCTGGACCCCGAGGCAGCCCACAGGCTGGCTATTCGCCTCACCTCCTTGGGGCTCCTTCCTCGTGCCACGTTTCAAGACTCTGACATGCTG GAAGTGAGAATCCTGGGCCATAAGTTCCGAAATCCAGTTGGAATCGCAGCAGGGTTTGATAAGCATGGGGAAGCTGTGGACGGACTTTACAAGATGGGCTTTGGCTTTGTTGAGATAGGCAGCGTGACTCCGAAACCTCAGGAAGGAAACCCGAGACCCAGGGTCTTCCGCCTCCCTGAGGACCAAGCCGTCATTAACAG ATACGGATTTAACAGTCACGGACTCTCAGTGGTGGAACACAGGTTGCGGGCCAGACAGGAGAAACAGGCCAGGCTCACAGAAG AGGGGCtacccctgggaataaacctGGGGAAGAATAAAACCTCGGTGGACGCAGCTGCAGACTACGCGGAGGGGGTTCGTGTCCTGGGCCCCTTGGCTGACTACCTGGTAGTGAATGTGTCCAGTCCCAACACCGCGGGGCTGCGGAGCCTTCAGGGAAAGGCGGAGCTGCGCCACCTGCTGACCAAG GTGCTGCAGGAGAGGGACGCTCTGCAGGGAGTGCGCAAGCCAGCCGTGCTGGTGAAGATCGCACCTGACCTCACAGCCCAGGACAAGGAGGACATCGCCAGCGTGGTCAGAGAG cTGGGCATCGATGGACTGATTGTCACCAACACCACAGTGAGCCGCCCTGCCAGCCTCCAGGGTGCCCTGCGCGCTGAAACTGGAGGGCTGAGCGGGAAGCCCCTCCGGGACTTATCCACCCAAACCATCCGGGAGAT GCGGAGTCCCCATCATCGGGGTCGGCGGTGTCAGCAGCGGGCAGGACGCGCTGGAGAAGATCCGGGCGGGGGCCTCCCTGGTGCAGCTGTACACGGCCCTCACCTACTGCGGACCGCCCGTGGTGGGCAGGGTCAAGCGGGAGCTGGAGGCCCTTTTGAA gGAACAGGGTTTTACCAGAATCACAGATGCCATTGGAGCAGATCATCGGAGGTGAGGACGTTGTCGGTGGCAAGCCTCATGTGGAATCTTCTCACTAAAGCAGGAGGGTCTCTGTGGCTGGATTGA